The following proteins are co-located in the Bordetella bronchialis genome:
- a CDS encoding LysR family transcriptional regulator: MDFSLRDLSYFLAVVAHGHLGHAASACAVTQPALSKSLKRLEDETGLALFDRAGRAIRPTSAGLAFAEHARKVVNQYDDAVRHAEGLRAGGGGLLRLGATAATMDTVVMPALEALLPAQPGLRVVLTLGLSDELPDLVERGDLDLAVAPSDGTRGGVLRQDAMGHDVLRLVAGRRNPLFKRAALGLADLAEQRWILPKRTSVARQRLDASFARADQPLPRAVLEVDFISAGALKLVAGTDLLTVAPASLLEDNAEAGVAALPVEASLPLKRDISLLSRRQAVWSPMMKAFRAVLRNRS, translated from the coding sequence ATGGATTTTTCCCTGCGCGATCTTTCCTATTTCCTGGCGGTGGTCGCCCATGGCCACCTGGGCCACGCGGCCTCGGCCTGCGCTGTGACGCAGCCCGCGCTGTCCAAGTCGCTCAAGCGCCTGGAAGACGAGACCGGCCTGGCGCTGTTCGACCGGGCCGGACGCGCCATCCGCCCCACGTCGGCGGGGCTGGCGTTCGCCGAGCATGCGCGCAAGGTCGTCAATCAATACGATGACGCGGTGCGCCACGCCGAGGGACTGCGCGCCGGCGGCGGCGGCCTGCTGCGCCTGGGCGCCACCGCCGCCACCATGGACACCGTCGTCATGCCCGCCCTGGAAGCGCTGTTGCCGGCCCAGCCCGGCCTGCGCGTGGTGCTGACCCTGGGGCTTTCCGATGAACTGCCCGACCTGGTGGAACGCGGCGACCTCGACCTGGCCGTGGCGCCCTCGGACGGCACGCGCGGCGGCGTGCTGCGCCAGGATGCCATGGGTCATGATGTCTTGCGGCTGGTGGCGGGCCGGCGCAACCCGCTCTTCAAGCGCGCCGCCCTCGGCCTGGCCGATCTGGCGGAACAGCGCTGGATACTTCCCAAGCGCACCTCGGTGGCGCGGCAGCGCCTGGACGCCTCGTTCGCGCGGGCGGACCAGCCGCTGCCCCGGGCCGTGCTCGAAGTCGATTTCATCTCCGCCGGCGCCTTGAAGCTGGTCGCGGGCACGGACCTGTTGACGGTGGCGCCGGCCTCCTTGCTGGAAGACAACGCCGAGGCCGGCGTCGCGGCGCTGCCGGTGGAAGCGTCGCTGCCGCTCAAGCGCGACATCTCCTTATTGAGCCGCAGGCAGGCGGTCTGGTCGCCGATGATGAAAGCCTTCCGCGCCGTATTGAGGAACCGGTCATGA
- a CDS encoding 2Fe-2S iron-sulfur cluster-binding protein, which produces MSDAQDSHVVNVMPADWRFEAGPGEALVGAAARAGIRLPASCRNGTCRTCMCALVEGEVAYPGGRPGLTAEEMQEGWILPCVARARTDLRIEVPDAAPLEIAPPRPIMTGPRR; this is translated from the coding sequence ATGAGCGATGCCCAGGACTCCCATGTCGTGAACGTGATGCCCGCGGATTGGCGTTTCGAGGCCGGTCCCGGCGAAGCGCTGGTGGGCGCGGCCGCGCGCGCCGGCATACGGCTGCCCGCGTCGTGCCGCAATGGCACGTGCCGCACCTGCATGTGCGCGCTGGTGGAAGGGGAAGTCGCCTATCCCGGCGGCCGGCCGGGCCTGACGGCGGAAGAAATGCAGGAAGGCTGGATACTGCCCTGCGTGGCGCGCGCCCGCACCGATTTGCGCATCGAAGTGCCGGACGCCGCGCCGCTGGAGATCGCGCCGCCCCGCCCCATCATGACGGGGCCGCGGCGCTGA
- a CDS encoding tripartite tricarboxylate transporter substrate binding protein, which produces MGSTFKAAAAALALCAATVCQAQDNWPAKPITMIVPFPPGGVADTVARPVADAMSRSLKQSVVVENRAGAGGGLGMGVVARAEPDGYTVLMALSSISIIPEADRILGRAPMYQLNQFKPIARFTADPTVLVVRADSPWKTAREFIDDLKRPDATPVSYGSSGNYGTMHVPMEMLHSAAGIKVLHVPYGGAGPAIVALLGGQVQAVSTGPASVLQYIQAGKVRALATWGETRLAALPDVPTLKELGYDVTFAQWSGLFVPAATPEPIVRKLRAAAEAAAKDPKVRDTIQQAGSPILYLDAADFQAYWDADAAKMREAVRKIGKVE; this is translated from the coding sequence ATGGGATCGACCTTCAAGGCGGCAGCCGCCGCGCTGGCCCTGTGCGCCGCCACCGTCTGCCAGGCGCAGGACAACTGGCCCGCCAAACCCATCACCATGATCGTGCCCTTTCCGCCGGGCGGCGTCGCCGATACCGTGGCGCGGCCGGTGGCGGACGCCATGAGCCGCAGCCTGAAACAATCGGTGGTCGTGGAAAACCGCGCGGGCGCTGGCGGCGGACTCGGCATGGGCGTGGTGGCGCGCGCCGAACCGGACGGCTACACGGTGCTCATGGCGCTGTCGTCCATTTCGATCATTCCGGAAGCCGACCGCATACTGGGCCGCGCGCCCATGTACCAGTTGAACCAGTTCAAGCCCATCGCGCGCTTCACCGCCGACCCGACGGTACTCGTGGTACGCGCGGACAGCCCCTGGAAGACCGCTCGCGAGTTCATCGACGACCTGAAGCGCCCGGACGCCACGCCGGTCAGCTATGGGTCGTCCGGCAATTACGGCACCATGCACGTTCCCATGGAAATGCTGCACAGCGCCGCCGGCATCAAGGTGCTGCACGTGCCGTACGGCGGCGCCGGGCCCGCCATCGTGGCGCTGTTGGGCGGGCAGGTCCAGGCGGTATCGACCGGCCCCGCATCGGTGCTGCAATACATCCAGGCCGGCAAGGTCAGGGCGCTGGCCACCTGGGGCGAAACCCGCCTGGCGGCGCTGCCCGACGTGCCCACGCTGAAGGAACTGGGCTACGACGTGACCTTCGCGCAATGGTCGGGGCTGTTCGTGCCCGCCGCCACGCCGGAACCGATCGTGCGGAAACTGCGCGCCGCGGCGGAAGCCGCCGCCAAGGATCCCAAGGTGCGCGATACCATCCAGCAGGCCGGCAGCCCCATCCTGTATCTGGATGCGGCGGATTTCCAGGCCTACTGGGACGCCGATGCGGCCAAGATGCGCGAGGCCGTGCGAAAGATCGGCAAGGTGGAGTGA
- a CDS encoding DUF2239 family protein — MTLTVQTPCTAFAGHRRLAAGPLADVALAVKAALEETAAAQHGSVLTFDDTTGRVVDIDTRGSRDDVLARLARAHAAMEAASADAASADTGRAETASANLAGTGAALRQGRRASLASSDAGGTPRGRGRPRLGVIAREVTLLPRHWEWLNAQPGGASVALRKLVEAGMRDRGSRERARREAAYRFMSAMAGDMPGFEEATRALFAADTHAMAGHMAAWPDDIREHALRLAFAEQEH; from the coding sequence ATGACACTTACCGTCCAAACTCCCTGCACCGCCTTTGCCGGACACCGCCGGCTCGCGGCGGGCCCGCTGGCCGACGTCGCGCTCGCGGTCAAGGCGGCGCTGGAAGAAACCGCCGCCGCCCAGCACGGCAGCGTCCTGACTTTCGACGACACCACTGGCCGCGTGGTGGATATCGATACGCGCGGCAGCCGCGACGATGTGCTGGCGCGCCTGGCACGCGCGCATGCCGCGATGGAAGCCGCGAGCGCGGACGCCGCCAGCGCGGACACAGGGCGCGCGGAGACCGCAAGCGCGAACCTGGCCGGCACGGGCGCGGCCTTGCGCCAGGGGCGCCGCGCGTCCCTGGCCTCCAGCGATGCCGGCGGCACGCCGCGCGGGCGCGGACGGCCGCGCCTGGGCGTCATCGCGCGCGAAGTCACGCTGTTGCCCCGCCACTGGGAATGGCTGAACGCCCAGCCGGGCGGCGCCTCGGTCGCGCTGCGCAAGCTGGTGGAAGCCGGCATGCGGGACCGCGGTTCGCGCGAGCGCGCGCGGCGGGAAGCCGCCTACCGGTTCATGTCGGCCATGGCGGGCGACATGCCGGGCTTCGAGGAAGCCACGCGCGCCTTGTTCGCCGCCGATACCCATGCCATGGCCGGACACATGGCCGCCTGGCCCGACGACATCCGTGAACACGCGCTGCGGCTGGCGTTCGCGGAACAGGAGCATTGA
- a CDS encoding NYN domain-containing protein has protein sequence MISSHDNVSMALFCDFENVALGVRDANYEKFDIRLVLERLLLKGSIVIKKAYCDWDRYKTFKSAMHEANFELIEIPHVRQSGKNSADIRLVVDALDLCYTKSHVDTFVIISGDSDFSPLVSKLRENAKHVIGVGVKQSTSDLLIANCDEFIFYDDLVRENARSSSRRGGRDNAAARRGGTEERRRKEDVDTRRSQAIDIAVETFEALVAERGDSGKIWASALKDAIKRRKPDFNESYYGFRAFGNLLEEAQARGLLDVGRDEKSGTYVYRLHPPAPEPRAASIDEPAHREAYDANLDEAAHAGATPQEEAVAHAAPDKPKRTGRRRGRGAASPASDTPGTDDIQAEAPAMDVHAIEHAAETPAAASAADASAQATWPVQAPQAEPAMPMHDAATEEPGAQAPAAPAKAPRKTARKTASRTRRPRKTAPSGSET, from the coding sequence ATGATTTCTTCCCACGACAACGTCAGCATGGCGCTGTTCTGCGACTTCGAGAACGTCGCGCTGGGCGTGCGCGACGCCAACTATGAAAAATTCGATATACGGCTGGTACTGGAACGGCTGCTGTTGAAAGGCAGCATCGTCATCAAGAAGGCCTATTGCGACTGGGATCGCTACAAGACCTTCAAGTCCGCCATGCACGAGGCCAATTTCGAATTGATCGAGATTCCCCACGTGCGGCAGTCCGGCAAGAACTCCGCCGATATCCGGCTGGTGGTGGACGCGCTGGACCTTTGCTATACCAAGTCGCACGTCGACACCTTCGTGATCATCAGCGGCGATTCCGATTTCTCGCCCCTGGTCTCGAAGCTGCGCGAAAACGCCAAGCATGTCATCGGCGTGGGCGTGAAGCAGTCCACCTCGGACCTGCTGATCGCCAACTGCGACGAGTTCATTTTCTACGACGACCTGGTGCGCGAGAACGCCCGTTCTTCCTCGCGCCGGGGCGGGCGCGACAACGCCGCCGCACGGCGCGGCGGCACCGAGGAGCGGCGTCGCAAGGAAGACGTCGATACCCGCCGGAGCCAGGCCATCGATATCGCGGTCGAGACCTTCGAAGCCCTGGTCGCCGAGCGTGGCGACAGCGGCAAGATATGGGCATCGGCGCTGAAGGATGCGATCAAGCGCCGCAAGCCGGACTTCAACGAGTCGTACTACGGCTTCCGCGCCTTCGGCAATCTGCTGGAAGAAGCCCAGGCGCGCGGGCTGCTGGACGTCGGACGTGACGAAAAGTCGGGCACCTACGTCTATCGGCTGCATCCCCCCGCGCCGGAACCGCGGGCCGCGTCCATCGACGAACCGGCCCATCGCGAGGCCTATGACGCCAACCTGGACGAGGCCGCCCACGCTGGGGCCACGCCGCAGGAGGAAGCCGTCGCGCACGCCGCGCCGGACAAGCCCAAGCGCACGGGGCGCCGCCGCGGGCGCGGCGCCGCATCGCCGGCGTCCGACACCCCGGGCACCGATGACATCCAGGCCGAAGCGCCGGCGATGGACGTGCATGCGATCGAGCATGCCGCCGAAACGCCGGCGGCCGCATCGGCCGCGGACGCCTCGGCGCAGGCCACGTGGCCGGTGCAAGCGCCGCAAGCCGAGCCAGCCATGCCGATGCACGATGCTGCGACCGAAGAACCCGGCGCGCAAGCCCCGGCCGCGCCAGCGAAGGCGCCGCGCAAGACGGCACGCAAGACCGCCTCGCGAACGCGGCGTCCGCGCAAGACGGCGCCCTCCGGCAGCGAAACCTGA
- a CDS encoding Dps family protein has product MKKPASSSKNTSKKSSLEKRRMAPLATPSDISAEGTRDIGGALNRLLADVFALYLKTKNFHWHVSGPHFRDYHLLLDEQATEIFAMTDMIAERIRKLGGPTLKSIGHIARTQRLLDNDADYVQPLDMIAELQEDNKSLTSFMREVHDLCDEHRDIATASLIENWIDETEQRTWFLFETSRRGDATGH; this is encoded by the coding sequence ATGAAGAAACCCGCAAGCAGCTCCAAGAACACGTCCAAGAAAAGCAGCCTCGAAAAGCGCCGCATGGCGCCTCTGGCCACCCCGTCGGATATCTCCGCCGAAGGCACCCGCGATATCGGCGGCGCGCTGAACCGCCTGCTGGCGGATGTCTTCGCCTTGTACCTCAAGACCAAGAACTTCCACTGGCACGTCAGCGGCCCCCACTTCCGCGACTACCACCTGTTGCTGGACGAACAGGCCACCGAGATCTTCGCGATGACGGACATGATCGCCGAGCGCATCCGCAAGCTGGGCGGCCCCACGCTGAAGTCCATCGGCCACATCGCCCGCACGCAGCGCCTGCTGGACAACGACGCCGACTACGTCCAGCCGCTGGACATGATTGCCGAGCTGCAGGAAGACAACAAGAGCCTGACGTCCTTCATGCGCGAAGTGCATGACCTGTGCGACGAGCATCGTGACATCGCCACCGCCAGCCTGATCGAAAACTGGATCGACGAAACCGAACAGCGGACCTGGTTCCTGTTCGAGACCAGCCGCCGCGGCGACGCCACCGGCCACTGA
- a CDS encoding RNA polymerase sigma factor, giving the protein MNRSATHAAIEAVWRREAAKVIAGVARLVRDVGLAEDYAQDALVAALEHWPRTGVPDNPGAWLMTAAKHRALDRLRQDALHARKQEALGQDMETLGTAVEPDFVDALDAARQDDIGDDLLRLVFTACHPVLSTDARVALTLRLLCGLTTDEIARAFLVSEPTIAQRIVRAKRTLSKAAVPFEVPPAHLRAERLASVLEVIYLVFNEGYAATAGDDWMRPALCQEAIRLGRVLAGLAPDESEVHGLLALMALQASRLPARLDAQGAPVLLADQDRGRWDRALIASGLDALARAQVLGGQGPYALQAALAACHARAPTAADTDWDGIVALYDALMRRAPSPVVALNRAVAVGMAQGPAAALPLVQALGHEPALRQYPWLPSVRGDLLERLGRKAEARAAFEEAAAMTRNARDRAMLLARARALEEGARDA; this is encoded by the coding sequence ATGAACCGGTCCGCCACGCACGCCGCGATCGAGGCGGTATGGCGCAGGGAAGCCGCCAAGGTCATCGCCGGCGTCGCCCGCCTGGTGCGCGACGTGGGGCTGGCGGAGGACTACGCCCAGGACGCCCTGGTGGCGGCGCTGGAGCACTGGCCGCGTACCGGCGTGCCGGATAACCCCGGGGCCTGGCTGATGACCGCCGCCAAGCACCGCGCCCTGGACCGGCTGCGCCAGGATGCCTTGCACGCCCGCAAGCAGGAAGCGCTGGGGCAGGACATGGAGACCCTGGGCACCGCCGTGGAGCCGGATTTCGTCGACGCGCTGGATGCGGCGCGCCAGGACGATATCGGCGACGATCTGCTGCGCCTGGTCTTCACGGCCTGCCATCCGGTGCTGTCGACGGATGCCCGGGTCGCGCTGACCCTGCGCCTATTGTGCGGCTTGACCACCGACGAGATCGCGCGTGCCTTCCTGGTAAGCGAGCCCACCATCGCCCAGCGCATCGTGCGCGCCAAGCGCACCCTGTCCAAGGCGGCCGTGCCTTTCGAGGTGCCGCCCGCCCACCTGCGCGCCGAGCGCCTGGCCTCGGTGCTGGAAGTGATCTATCTGGTCTTCAACGAGGGCTACGCCGCGACGGCCGGCGACGACTGGATGCGGCCGGCGCTGTGCCAGGAAGCGATACGGCTGGGCCGCGTGCTGGCCGGGCTGGCGCCCGACGAAAGCGAAGTGCATGGCCTGCTCGCCCTGATGGCGTTGCAGGCATCGCGCCTGCCCGCCCGGCTGGACGCCCAGGGCGCGCCGGTGCTGCTGGCCGACCAGGATCGCGGCCGCTGGGATCGCGCCTTGATCGCCAGCGGGCTGGATGCGCTGGCGCGGGCCCAGGTCCTGGGCGGGCAGGGGCCTTACGCCTTGCAGGCCGCGCTGGCCGCCTGCCACGCGCGCGCGCCCACGGCGGCCGATACGGATTGGGATGGCATCGTGGCCCTGTACGACGCGTTGATGCGCCGCGCGCCGTCGCCCGTGGTGGCCTTGAATCGCGCCGTCGCCGTGGGCATGGCGCAGGGGCCGGCCGCCGCCTTGCCCCTGGTGCAGGCGCTGGGCCATGAGCCTGCCTTGCGCCAGTATCCCTGGCTGCCCAGCGTGCGCGGCGATCTGCTGGAACGCCTGGGCCGCAAGGCCGAGGCGCGCGCGGCCTTCGAAGAGGCGGCCGCCATGACGCGCAACGCGCGCGACCGCGCCATGCTGCTGGCGCGGGCGCGCGCGCTGGAAGAGGGCGCGCGGGACGCGTAG
- a CDS encoding YciI family protein: MSYMLLIVEPREQRAQRSEAEGRQVYDQMRRFAADLQSRGKLLACESLASDSEGTRVQVREGRARLTDGPFAEAKEMVGGFFLLDCQTREEALAIAADCPAAAWCTVEVRRAAPCYE, translated from the coding sequence ATGTCTTACATGCTGCTTATCGTCGAGCCGCGCGAACAGCGCGCCCAGCGCTCGGAAGCCGAAGGCCGCCAGGTCTACGACCAGATGCGGCGCTTCGCCGCGGACCTCCAATCCCGCGGCAAACTGCTGGCCTGCGAATCGCTGGCCAGCGACAGCGAAGGCACGCGCGTCCAGGTGCGCGAAGGCCGCGCGCGCCTGACCGACGGCCCTTTCGCGGAAGCCAAGGAAATGGTCGGCGGCTTTTTCCTGCTGGATTGCCAGACTCGGGAGGAGGCCCTGGCCATCGCGGCCGACTGCCCTGCCGCCGCCTGGTGTACCGTCGAAGTCCGCCGCGCCGCGCCCTGCTACGAATAA
- a CDS encoding ketopantoate reductase family protein has product MKVAVMGAGAVGCYFGAMLARAGHEVALIGRPVHVEAIRSKGLFLDTRSFQAHVPMQAGTGPDLAQGAEVILFCVKSADTESAGRALAPYLAPDTLVLSLQNGVDNAERLRTVLPRTVVPAVVYVATEMAGPGHVKHHGRGELVIGPSAGSRRFADACAAAGVPVEISDNVAGALWAKLIVNCAYNALSAIAGMPYGELYQGQGIQQVMRDVVHECLAVAQAEGVVVPGDSWAAVLKIVETMPTQFSSTAQDMARGKATEIDFLNGYIERKGRERAIATPVNRALHALVKLMESRGRGGAPDTAGAAAPGVGAA; this is encoded by the coding sequence ATGAAAGTCGCGGTAATGGGCGCCGGCGCGGTCGGCTGCTACTTCGGGGCCATGCTGGCCCGTGCCGGACACGAGGTCGCGCTGATCGGGCGCCCCGTGCACGTGGAGGCCATCCGGTCCAAGGGTTTGTTCCTGGACACCCGCAGCTTCCAGGCGCACGTGCCCATGCAGGCGGGTACCGGTCCGGACCTGGCCCAGGGCGCCGAGGTCATTCTTTTCTGCGTGAAGTCGGCCGACACGGAAAGCGCCGGGCGGGCGCTGGCGCCGTACCTGGCGCCCGACACCCTGGTGCTTAGCCTGCAGAACGGCGTGGACAATGCCGAGCGGCTGCGTACCGTCCTGCCGCGGACGGTGGTGCCGGCGGTCGTCTACGTCGCCACGGAGATGGCCGGGCCCGGCCACGTCAAGCACCACGGCCGCGGCGAGCTGGTCATCGGCCCTTCGGCGGGCAGCCGGCGTTTCGCCGACGCATGCGCCGCCGCCGGCGTGCCGGTGGAGATCTCCGACAACGTCGCGGGCGCGCTGTGGGCCAAGCTCATCGTCAACTGCGCCTACAACGCCCTGTCGGCGATCGCCGGCATGCCCTACGGCGAGCTGTACCAGGGCCAGGGCATCCAGCAGGTCATGCGCGACGTCGTGCATGAATGCCTGGCCGTGGCCCAGGCCGAAGGCGTCGTCGTGCCGGGCGACAGCTGGGCCGCCGTGCTGAAAATCGTCGAGACCATGCCGACGCAGTTCTCGTCCACCGCCCAGGATATGGCGCGCGGCAAGGCCACGGAAATCGATTTCCTGAACGGCTACATCGAACGCAAGGGGCGCGAACGCGCCATCGCGACGCCGGTCAATCGGGCCTTGCATGCCCTGGTCAAGCTGATGGAAAGCCGCGGCCGGGGCGGCGCGCCGGATACCGCGGGCGCGGCCGCCCCAGGGGTGGGCGCCGCCTGA
- a CDS encoding DUF445 domain-containing protein, which yields MKTLALASLAATLAGVALSYAMGGQGAWAWVRAFCEAATIGALADWFAVVALFRRPLGLPIPHTAIIPANKARIADNLAVFVRDHFLDRATLLERLKVFDPAARLGQWLADPRQARVVAGTARAWALHAMNLLDEDAVREGIHAFVVSRLREWNAARTAGDLFDLLARDGRHHALLDEALNRLAAYLQGDPVKERAAALMVKYARKEWPRMAKALNLVRPVDDIADTLADRLARALLDELHDVLAQRDHPLRRDYEAWLGGYVARLRDDPQLQGQVERMKERIIAHEQVREYVQGIWDEVREALRRDLSSTDSALGRHLEQTLSALGRNLGAEPALRDAINQHVLAGAERLATGLRQGITDHIAQTVRTWDERQFVDELELSIGRDLQYIRFNGMVVGGLIGLALHACVWLAQRGGWFAAS from the coding sequence ATGAAGACCCTGGCCCTGGCGTCGCTGGCCGCGACCCTGGCCGGCGTGGCGCTCAGCTACGCGATGGGGGGCCAGGGCGCATGGGCCTGGGTGCGGGCATTCTGCGAAGCGGCCACCATCGGCGCCCTGGCGGACTGGTTCGCGGTGGTGGCGCTGTTCCGCCGGCCGCTGGGCCTGCCGATCCCCCACACCGCCATCATCCCCGCCAACAAGGCGCGCATCGCCGATAACCTGGCGGTCTTCGTACGCGATCATTTCCTGGACCGCGCCACGCTGCTGGAACGGCTAAAGGTCTTCGACCCGGCGGCCCGCCTGGGCCAATGGCTGGCCGATCCGCGCCAGGCCCGGGTGGTGGCCGGCACGGCCCGCGCCTGGGCGCTGCATGCCATGAATCTGCTGGACGAAGACGCGGTGCGGGAAGGCATACACGCTTTCGTGGTGAGCCGGCTGCGGGAGTGGAACGCGGCGCGGACGGCCGGCGACCTGTTCGATCTGCTGGCGCGCGACGGGCGCCATCACGCGCTGCTGGACGAGGCCCTGAACCGCCTGGCGGCCTATCTGCAGGGAGATCCGGTAAAAGAGCGCGCCGCGGCCTTGATGGTGAAGTATGCAAGGAAGGAATGGCCGCGCATGGCCAAGGCGCTGAACCTGGTGCGGCCGGTGGACGACATCGCCGATACGCTGGCCGATCGCCTGGCGCGGGCGCTGCTGGACGAACTGCACGACGTGCTGGCGCAGCGCGACCATCCCCTGCGGCGCGACTACGAAGCGTGGCTGGGGGGCTATGTCGCCCGCCTGCGCGACGACCCGCAATTGCAAGGCCAGGTGGAGCGCATGAAGGAACGCATCATCGCCCATGAGCAGGTGCGCGAATACGTACAGGGCATCTGGGACGAAGTCCGCGAGGCCTTGCGCCGCGACCTGTCCAGCACCGACTCGGCGCTGGGCCGCCATCTGGAACAGACCTTGTCCGCGCTGGGCCGCAACCTGGGCGCGGAGCCGGCGCTGCGCGATGCGATCAACCAGCACGTGCTGGCCGGCGCCGAACGCCTGGCCACCGGGTTGCGCCAGGGCATCACCGACCACATCGCGCAAACCGTGCGAACCTGGGACGAGCGCCAGTTCGTCGACGAACTCGAACTGAGCATCGGCCGCGACCTGCAATACATCCGCTTCAACGGAATGGTGGTGGGCGGGCTGATCGGCTTGGCGCTGCACGCCTGCGTCTGGCTGGCGCAGCGCGGGGGCTGGTTCGCGGCCTCTTGA
- a CDS encoding N-carbamoyl-D-amino-acid hydrolase → MPQTNRARKFGLAVAQMGPVHLADTRQAVVKRLVEMLREAAARQSTFVVFPELALTTFFPRYWMTEEEAVERYFERAMPNADVQPLFDAARELGVGFYLGYAELTADGRRFNTAVLVDRSAKVVGKYRKVHLPGHDDHKPDAPFQHLEKKFFQVGDLGFPVWNTQDVNVGMCICNDRRWPETWRSMSLQSAELIVLGYNTPSWNIHWNEPVHLRTFHHEIVLQASAYQNAVWIGAAAKCGSEDGFHMIGSSMIVAPSGEIVARASGEEDEVITAQIDLDLGATFRQHVFNFAKHRSPQHYHLIVERTGAGEPLPLPPEARG, encoded by the coding sequence ATGCCCCAGACTAACCGCGCCCGCAAATTCGGATTGGCCGTTGCCCAGATGGGACCGGTCCACCTGGCCGATACCCGGCAGGCAGTCGTCAAGCGGCTGGTCGAGATGCTGCGCGAAGCCGCGGCACGCCAGTCCACCTTCGTGGTCTTTCCCGAGCTGGCCCTGACCACCTTCTTCCCGCGCTACTGGATGACAGAGGAAGAAGCCGTGGAGCGCTATTTCGAGCGCGCCATGCCCAATGCCGACGTGCAGCCCCTGTTCGACGCCGCGCGCGAACTGGGCGTCGGCTTCTACCTGGGCTACGCCGAACTCACCGCCGACGGCCGCCGCTTCAATACGGCCGTCCTGGTCGACCGTAGCGCCAAGGTGGTCGGCAAGTACCGCAAGGTGCACCTGCCCGGCCATGACGACCACAAGCCCGACGCGCCGTTCCAGCACCTGGAGAAGAAATTCTTCCAGGTCGGCGACCTGGGCTTCCCGGTGTGGAATACGCAGGACGTCAACGTCGGCATGTGCATCTGCAACGACCGGCGCTGGCCGGAAACCTGGCGCTCGATGTCGCTGCAGAGCGCCGAGCTGATCGTCCTGGGCTACAACACGCCGTCCTGGAATATCCACTGGAACGAGCCGGTGCACCTGCGCACCTTCCATCACGAGATCGTCCTGCAGGCCAGCGCCTACCAGAACGCCGTATGGATAGGCGCCGCCGCCAAGTGCGGCTCGGAAGACGGCTTCCATATGATCGGCAGTTCCATGATCGTGGCGCCCTCGGGCGAGATCGTGGCGCGCGCAAGCGGCGAGGAGGACGAAGTCATCACCGCGCAGATCGACCTGGACCTGGGCGCGACCTTCCGCCAGCACGTCTTCAACTTCGCCAAGCACCGCAGCCCGCAGCATTACCACCTGATCGTGGAACGCACCGGCGCGGGCGAACCGCTGCCGCTGCCGCCCGAAGCGCGCGGATAA